In Bradysia coprophila strain Holo2 unplaced genomic scaffold, BU_Bcop_v1 contig_350, whole genome shotgun sequence, a genomic segment contains:
- the LOC119080043 gene encoding uncharacterized protein LOC119080043, with amino-acid sequence MSIQSGEQASRRESTDNSSHELVEKPKLISKTKITDLNYDCLFSIFKWMPINDAIAMCGICKKFVEPTKGIVRRFNSKNIFSLSEHIFCIKLPALTPAFYKTLYYMPSCPIKCIGQSLSKIYLDYDGTFKDSSVSVVEDSILNYCTELTELTLVNGKSAPFESIKKPIAKLKLLYLNNCILGPVFCQFSEWLPQLRTLSIINCYVLDASCIDNMGRTMPALESLHLDVVRKINNDEWSKGYTHCNTDEIMKRNGHVKHFRTTSNTNPRRLFNISKSMERLETLEFQAKKTKFQGSSNESINFKLVKTLVMKISGYERFPCLLVFDSLEELDFTSDSNLWTFFSRSNQIKKLKFYAVRHRTHLNDLLTISSTWPDLIEVSMHLSCVPLDEIIEFVHSLRNLRRFNFLKFICQYPSQTESEKFEEVKHHLSDEFEIVPGTDVNRFSLVRLN; translated from the exons ATGAGTATACAATCCGGTGAACAGGCATCTAGACGAGAGTCTACTGATAATTCATCACACGAGTTGGTTGAAAAGCCAAAGTTGATCAgcaaaactaaaataacagATCTGAATTACGATTGcctgttttccattttcaagtGGATGCCAATAAATGATGCAATAGCAATGTGTGGTATATGCAAAAAGTTTGTAGAGCCGACCAAAGGGATTGTGCGAAGATTTAACAGTAAAAACATCTTCTCTTTGTCCGAACATATCTTTTGCATTAAGCTGCCCGCATTGACGCCTGCATTCTACAAAACTTTATATTACATGCCATCCTGTCCAATAAAATGCATTGGTCAATCGCTGTCAAAGATCTACCTCGATTACGACGGGACTTTCAAAGACAGTAGTGTGTCTGTCGTTGAAGATTCCATCCTAAATTACTGCACAGAATTGACCGAATTGACTTTAGTAAATGGGAAAAGCGCGCCGTTCGAGTCCATTAAGAAGCCAATCGCTAAACTCAAACTATTATATTTGAACAATTGCATTCTTGGACCGGTTTTCTGTCAATTCAGCGAATGGCTACCCCAGCTGCGTACGTTATCGATTATTAATTGCTACGTTCTTGATGCATCTTGCATTGACAATATGGGGAGAACAATGCCGGCATTAGAGTCTCTTCATCTAGATGTTGTACGAAAAATCAATAACGACGAATGGTCGAAAGGATACACTCATTGCAATACGGACGAGATTATGAAGCGTAACGGACATGTAAAACATTTCCGAACGACGTCGA ataCAAATCCTCGCAGGCTCTTCAACATCAGCAAATCAATGGAGCGACTCGAGACGTTAGAGTTTCAAGCTAAGAAAACTAAATTCCAAGGATCGAGCAACGAGTCCATCAACTTCAAATTGGTAAAAACACTGGTTATGAAGATCAGCGGATATGAACGGTTTCCCTGTCTATTGGTATTTGATTCGCTTGAGGAGTTAGACTTCACCTCTGACTCCAATCTGTGGACGTTCTTCTCCAGATCCAACCAgataaaaaaactaaaattttacgCGGTCCGTCATCGCACGCATCTAAACGATTTGTTGACAATTTCATCGACCTGGCCGGATTTGATTGAAGTTTCAATGCACCTGAGTTGTGTGCCCTTAGATGAGATCATTGAGTTTGTCCACTCACTCAGAAATTTACgacgattcaattttttgaaattcatttgtCAGTATCCAAGTCAGACGGAATCCGAAAAATTTGAGGAAGTTAAGCATCATCTATCGGACGAATTCGAAATTGTACCAGGAACTGATGTGAACCGTTTTTCATTGGTTCGTTTGAATTGA